Genomic window (Chondrocystis sp. NIES-4102):
GGAAACTAACTTGAGGAATTAAATTGTCAAAAATAAATTGAATAATAACAATTAATATTATTTGTTGTAGTCGGCGTTTAGCAGTAATTGAATGTCTTCTACGCAACCAAATTTGTAAGGAAATAGCTAATATTGCCCCAATCAAGCCCATAATGGCAGCCGAAGCACCAACTAAAAATACATTATTTAGTCCTAATTTAAAAGCTAATAGAGAGAAAGTAAGCATTGATCCTATCCCACTTAAGAAATAAATGGTCAAGTAATTTCTGACACCTAAACTTAATTCGATTAAACGCCCAATAAAGAAGAGAGACAACATATTAGTTGCCAAATGTAGTGATCCATAATGCAAAAAATTAGCCCCAATTAGTCGCCACCATTCACCAGCTAACACTTTCTCAGGAATTAAAGCTCCCAAACGTTCAAGAGTAACTGAATTTTGACTACCTCCAAGTTTAATTTCTAGCGCGTATACTAATAAATTTAAAGCGATTAAAATATAGGTGGTATAGGCTATCGGATAACGATTATCTTTCATGCAAAATATATACGAAAGGAATATAATCAATAGCTCCCTTAGCCTGAACAAAAAGAAGTTATCAAAGTAATAAATAATGCTATATTATCGCGCTTGATCTGCTTCCTAGATAAGGGGGAACTTACAAGGTAATTTATCTCCGTCAGGAATACAATGTAAGTAATAGATTTTACTCAACTAAAATTGGCTGTCAATAAATATAAAATAAAACAATTAGGATTTTATTTATCATACCTTTTGTGCCGTTAAAAAAAACAAGATAAAGAAGAATAAAAAATATCTCTTCAACTAAATAGCTTCGGCTCTACCTATATTTTAATAACCAGATAATCAATAAAAAACCCGCTCTATACTTAATTAGCACAGGCGGGTTATTTCTTAATCAATTAATCAAGCTTACAATTGAGGGACAAATCTTTCCTTTTCTGGTACTTCTGCGTACTCAGATACAATTTGTTTTAACTCATCGCCATCAATAGTTTCTTTTTCAATTAACAAATCAACTAAACGATCAATCACTTCACGATTTTCTCGGACAATTTTACGTGCTAACTGATGACCATGTTCAGCAATTTGACGAATCTGATCATCGATGCGAGATGCTACTTCCTCGGAATATTCAGCCCTAGAAGTTAGACCTGCACCTAAAAATACCTCGCCTCCTTGTCCACCTAAAGCCACAGGCCCTAAATCACTCATGCCATAAATAGTAACCATTTGGCGTGCCATTTCTGTAACTTGTTGCAAATCACCACC
Coding sequences:
- a CDS encoding rhomboid family protein, which translates into the protein MKDNRYPIAYTTYILIALNLLVYALEIKLGGSQNSVTLERLGALIPEKVLAGEWWRLIGANFLHYGSLHLATNMLSLFFIGRLIELSLGVRNYLTIYFLSGIGSMLTFSLLAFKLGLNNVFLVGASAAIMGLIGAILAISLQIWLRRRHSITAKRRLQQIILIVIIQFIFDNLIPQVSFHSHLFGFIIGFLISSVLVFIKFNLEEYKRSL